In Camelus ferus isolate YT-003-E chromosome 21, BCGSAC_Cfer_1.0, whole genome shotgun sequence, the DNA window CattcagaatttaaatttttaaagttgaaaattttaAGTTCCTTAAACTAGGTTAGAACTACAAATCCTGCAAAATTACACTGAGCTTATAGGGACAACTGATCattaagcagaaataaataaaaacaaaaaaaagttgtaCATGGAGAGTTGAAGGCCAGCATCACCGGGCTGTGTTTAGCTACATCCTGAGCTCCTGAGCTGCTGGGATCTCATTCCAAAGGGAGATGAGAGCTTGCGGGTTGACAGAGTGTCCTGGGAAGAACAGAGATGGAAGTCACTCGacatggggtggaggggagaccTGACGGGTAAAAGGAAGGGCGCTGGGGGGAGGAGcactgaggaaagagagagaaaacaaagatgggCAGACAAGTGGGGAATGGGGCAAAGAGCAGGAAGGATGGACACGAAGAACTCACCGGCGCTTCCGAGCCCAAAACGCAAGACCTGCCAGGAGCAGCAGGGGCACCGTCACTGCCAAGAAGATCCAGCCCACGGAGCTGCGATGCCCTGTGGATCCGGGTGCACACAACGGTGTCATTTCAAACCTACTCTCGGTTTCACTGCATGTCCCTGCTCTTCCTTTGTTCATTCCAGTGTCTGCCTCCCCAGTCTCCTTTCTCCCTATTTCTTCTCTCATCCTCCCTCAGAGACGATTCCTTCATTAAGTGCAACATCTTCCTATGTCTGTGGGGCTCTCATTTTCGACTCCtctatttcatcttttcatttgtattctcTGGGGTCTGGAGTTCCCAAAATTCCAATTTTTCATCTGGCTTTCCTGCTCAGCTCAAGGACCACCAACCCCCATTCCCAGCCAGGGCCCCAGTCCTTGCTCACCCCAGTAGAGGACGATGTCCTGGTCCCCCAGACTGCTGTGTCTCACCCGGCAGCTCAGGCCAGGTGCCTCTCTGGCTTCCACTTCCAAGGACACCCGAAGATACCACGTCCCGTCGGCATGAGGCATGACGTCGCTTCTCTGAGTGCCCTGTTGCTCCCGTTCACCCCGCATCCACGTCACCCAAATAGGCTTTGGGTAGAAGCCAGAGGCGTGACAAACCAGCACCAGGCGGCCAGGACCAGGACTGGGGCCAGGGGACAGCCAGGCCTCTGGTCTTACTGCCGAGGACACGAGAGACACAGATGAGGACTCTGAGGCAGACTCTACGGTCACTTTAGACAGACACCCCTTTCCCACCTCTAGGAACCTGCCACCCATtatcccctctcccccttccctccttcttgtcCTAAATTGGAAGGGCATGGTGGGAAGAGGTGGTTTTAGAACAGAAAGTTCTTGGAGGGCAGGTGCAGGACTGACCTTGTCGCTGGAGATATGCCTTCCCTGCATCAAGAAGACCCAAGAGGAAACGTGGGCAGGTGTCACTGAGCAGCCTGTGTATTATTTCCTGGGTGCCTTGGTACAAATTGAATAGTCTGCAGACAAGCTGAGCCGTCTCTCCACCCTCTGGAGAGGGCAACCATGAATTGTTCTGGAAGCTCAGGAACTCTGATCCTTGAAAAGCAACCTGCACAAAGCCTACTGAGGCTTCCCCAAAGCGCAGCTTACAGCCTCCTGCTATCTGCACCTCAAAGGGATCTGGGGAAGAGGGTTTgtaaattagagaaaaagaatgaaaatgataaaataaaatgagttgaacaaaaagaagatagaaagagaaaggaggagttTAGAAGATTTGAGGGAATGAAGCAAAACTGGTTTGATCAGAGCTTCAGAGAAAGGGGAACTGACAGTATTTGGAGATGCAGAAAGAGATGAATGACAAAAAGGAAGGGGCAAAGTGTTTGAAGAAGGCAGCATAAACAGTGCGGGTGAGAGAATAAGGAAGGACTTCGTGTGAGACTGCGGGGGTTATAAAAATCTAGGGTGAATGGAACGCAGTATGTTACACTGAATATATAGACAGAGGTCGCTGATGAGATTGAATGGGGGAGGAAATCACACTTTAAGGAGTCAGCCATAgagtgaggaagctgagactaTCTACTCAGAGATCAGGGAAAGGGGTGACCACTCATGGAAGATAATAAAGCAAAGGCCGCAGTCAACGAGAGAGGTGTTTGTAGGTAGCAGAAGTTTTGAACGATTTGAGGAATCAGGGTCTGGATTACACCCTCTGTCTTAAGGTATATAACTGCATCTCTATGGCGGGGAGTTGTTACAAGGTTCAGAAATGAGtggaggctgtttcctagaggaATAAGAAACTCATTGAGACACACAAAACACcccccctcacacacaccccccataTTCCCAGCCCCTGTTAAGGAAACTGAACTTACATTGAAGCATCCACTGAATGGCATGGTTGTGAAATGCCTGAGCAAATCTAATGAAGAATGTCTGAAATAACCTTGCCACTTCCATCAACTCCTCATTGCTGAAGTTGCCCCTGGACCAAGGCCACAGGTAAATGACAGTGTCAGAGCTGCTATTCATGCCGTGAGTCTGCAACTCCCCCAACCAACCCGAGCCCACAGAATGTTCCCAGGAATGGTTGTAAAAGGAGAAGATATGGATGATTTGGAAGGAGACTGGCTCCTGGAAACCtgtgggaaaagaacaaagagaatgagaaggggagttgagaaggaaagaatggagaaagaaaagtgccaaataggagaaactcggaatctggagaaaagggaagccacAGATATCTCAGCAGGGTTCCATGCATTATATAAACCTTCAAAAGAGCAAAAGGACTGGAGTCAGGGATGCTGGAATGAAACTTGCCTGATACTCGCAGTCTCTAGGTTGGGGAAACCATCCCATACACACACGTGCCGAACATGTgcggcacacacacacacacacacacccccctcttCTTGTACTTAGCTGGGCAGTTGCCAGAGCTCTTACCGTCCTCACTGTCAGCAGCTGGGAGGAGAGCCAGCAGCAATGGAAGCTGCAGAAACAGCATTTCATTTGCAGGTGTTCTTTCTTTTGCTCAGGAAAGTTGGTCTTTGGTTTCTGTTCTGAACAAACCTACCCCACAATACCTCTGTTCTGACTTCCTACTCCTACCAACAGACAAACCTTCCCTTTAGTCAatgtctgaagaaaaaaaaaaagaaagaaagaaaacctgttCCTTCCCAAAACCCTGGACCTCCTACTCAGATGCTCATTTCCACTCCAGTTCTGACTGTCCTCTCTGGCTTCCAGCTTCTCTCATCGTCACCAGCTTCCAACCAGTTCACTTTCCTCTAATTTAACCGCTATGGACCAAGTCTTCCACGGTATTGAAAAGTCAATGTGCCTTTAAGGCCTTTTTACTCATTCGTACGATACAGGCATGAAACTAAATGTCTTCCCAGCAGCCTGACTAAGGTTCTCAAGCCCCTGCTCTTTTCTGTCCCTCTgttcttctcttgccttttgaataTTTCCTCAAGtattctcttcccctttctcagCCTCACTCCTCCTTGTTACATCACTGATTTCTCATTGGTTGCTTTATTAGCTTTTTCAGAATCCCCTATGATTGCCCCGAGAAACAGTATAAACTATCATCAATTCTCCAACATTCTCAGAGAAGAATCAAGTATGTAGACAataaaaaatcagtggttgctagAGGTTAGGTACCAGGGGAGAAATAGGTATAATAGGGCACTcctagggcagtgaaactatacTGAAAGCGACCATCATGGTGAATACATGTCATTGCACATATGTCCAAACCATAGACTGTACAACACCATgtgtgaaccctaatgtaaactatggacttcaggtGATAACAACGTGTCATTGTAGGTTCACCAATTGTAATAAACGTATCACTGGTGGTGAGGGATATTGGTGGTGGGAGAAGCAGCTCATGTGGGGGCAGGAGGTATACGGGAGCTCTATAATTGCCACTTACTTTTACTGTGAatgtaaaactgctctaaaaataaagtctcttttaaaaaatgatacgtTCTGGTACTTAAAGGCAATTATGGTATTTAAAGGCAATTAAAGATTTCTTTCCAATAGAACACACAGGAAGATCAGAGCTTATATGCAATCCTGTAAGATGAAAAGTGATCACACTGTGATAAGGATTTTGTAGTCTGCACGTTTctaaaagagagaacagaaactTAATATTAACTGAACTTACTCTTTGTACCAGGCTTTGATCGCAGTCCTCTCCGGCGACCCCCTGATTTTTCCGAGTACCTCAGTAACACTGGTATGCGTTAGTTGACACCTCAGGTGTCCTAGATATGATCTCTTTCTAGGCCGCAACTAAGAAAAGCATTCTGGGCTGCTGGCCCCTTGTCAGAAGAAGAGCTCAGATTCTCAAAGAAAACTGAGTTTGGGTCAGTTTCAGAAGTGATTCTACCCCTTATAAACGCTCAGTCTGTAAGTGGTTGCAGGGTTTTTGAAGAGACACTGTCACTCCACAGAACTAAAACTTGTTTGGAATATTAGGCCTTTCTTGAGTTCTTAAAAAAACTGAGAATCTTATGGATTTATGAGacatctttttgtttctgttaggTATTAGATGTGCAGCGATAATTCTGATAAAAATTGCAATCAACAAAGGTAGGGTTTATTCTTGTAGTACCAACTATAAGCCAACATAAAGTATCTCATTTCTCCCAACAACCTTaaaagtaggtattattaacTTCTCAGtcttgaaaatgggcaaaaaggAGTTAGTTAAATTGCACTAAAATTTACAACTGCTAGTTTGTGGAACTGGAATTCAATCCCAAAATTTTCTGACTGCATGTTCTTCTGTACCATTACCAACACTGAAAACTGCCTCATAATTCTGATTTTTGGTCCTGCCTGACAGTCATGAGACAAGAATCATATATGTGGGATGGGCAGAAGATCAACACTGcttcattttttcctaaaagaaaatgatactgtttttcctaaaaggaaatgagagctCAAAAAATGTTCTGAAAGAGCGAACAAGTGTGGCAATGCCCTTCTTTAAACTCAGGTGATAAACACCTCTCTTCTTGAGGGGTGACATGTTTTTTGGGTCATATATTTTTCTGACTCTCTCTTTACTGCCTTCAAACTCAATAAACTTTTTCCTTGAACACAAGTAAGGATATTACACTCTTGTTTCTTGATGCTGTTACCCTGGATATCAGAATGAAAAACACATCATTTATCATATTTCATAAGGTTATAGTTCAAAGAAATTATGTAATCAAATCCAACCTtcatatttcacatatattttatagattaaaaaattgtGACTTCctttcaagatggcagagtagaaggagctggtgctcacctcctctcacagacacaccatGACCACAAATAACTGCAGGACactagcaataaaaaagaaaagaaactatcaGAAAGGATTTTCTGtagctaaaaatataaagaagaaactatGATGAGACCAGTAGGGGGGGGGCTCATGATATAATCAGGTCTTATACCCCCTGGGTGAAGggcccacaaactggagaataatcaTATTGCAGAGGTCCTCTCGCAGTAGTGAGAGCTCTGAGTCCCATATTAGGCACCCCAGTCTGGGGGCTTCAGCACCGGGGAGAGGAGCCCCCAGGGCGCTGGGCCCTGAAGGCCGGTGGGCGTGGTtacaggagccccacaggacttgGGGAAGCGGACTGCAGGCTTAAGGGTCACACAGAAAAGCTCATGTTCACTGGGACCAAGGATAAAAGCAGtaatttcataggaacctgggtcAGATCTACCTGCTGAGCTTGCAGGTCTCCTGAGGAAGGCAGGGTGGCTGTGGCTCGCCCTGGGGGCATGGACATGGTGGCAGATATTTGGGGGTGTTCATGTGAATGACCTCTCCTTCTGGGAGGCTGATATCTTGCTTGAACATTAGCACAGAGActtggccccacccaacagcctttAGGCTCCAGAGCTGGGACTCCTCAGGCCAATTAACCAGGTGGAAACATATCTCCACCCATAAGCAGACACTACCTATGGCTGATCCCACAGATGCCTCTAGACATGGCCTGCCCACCAGAAGGCCAAGACCCAACTCCAGCCACCAGTGGGCAGATACCAGCTtctcccaccaggaagcctgcaccagcctctagaccagcctcacccaccaggaggCAGACAGCAGAAGCTAGAAAACTTTGATCTCGCAACCTGCAAAACAattccacaaacacaggccagaatTTACTCTGGGACCAGCTGCCACAGGCCCCTGGGTGATGAGAGCAGCGTACACTTCTGGGAGACCTAGGAtgtctcctacagagggccacttctcaaGGCTGAGAAACATAATGAACTTACATAAAAATGCAagtagaaatttagacaaaatgaggtggcagaggagtaagttccaggcaaaggcacaagaCAGAAtcctggaagaagaaataagtgatgaggagataggcaatctacccaagaaagagttcagagtaatgatggtgaagataatcagagaacttgggaggagaatggatgcaaAGAGTGAGTAGTTAGACGTCTTTAACAAAAAGTAAGTATAAAGAACAATCAAACAGAGCAGAAGAAcacaattactgaaatgaataatacactagaaggaaccaagaatagattaaatgaggcagaagaatagatcagtgagctagaagacagaatagtgtaaatcactactgcagagcagaaaaaagaaaaaaggataaaaagaaataaagatagtTTAAGAAATGTCTGGAGCAATATAAAGCacactaacattcacattataggggtcccagaaggagaagagagagagaaagggcctgagaaaatatttgaagagataatagctgaaaacttctaTAACCTGGGGAAGTCACTCAAGTCTAGCAAACTCAGAGTCCAAAATAAGATTAACCCAAAGAAAAGCACACtgagacatattataattaaaaagtaaaaattaaagataaagagagaatattaaaagcatcaaGGGAAAAGggacaaataacatacaaaagaACTTCCATAAGACTATCATCTGAGTTTCatgcagaaactctgcaggccaggaggaagtggcatgatatatttaaaatgacaaaacaggaaaaacctacaaccaagaatactctatccagcaaggcccTCATTcatatttgatggagaaatcaaaagctttacagacaagcaaaagcaaaacaattcagcaccaccaagccagctttacaacaaatgctaaaggaacaaATTCTCAGCAGAAAAGAagaggccacaactagaaacaagaaaattacaaaatggaaaagctcactggtaaaggcaaacatacaggaAAGGCAGGAAATCATTCTCACACACTACTAGGAAGGGTAAAAGACATTAGCAGTGAAGTCACTAGCTTTCATAATAAACAGTtaagagaaacacaaaacagATACAAAATGTGAGTGcaaaaacagtaatcatgagaggagagtacaaatgcaggatactcaaaatgtgtttgaaaataaGATCAGCAGCTTAAAgcaatcatgtatatatacagaatgTTATCCTAAAACTTTAcggtaactgcaaaccaaaaatctgtaatagatatacacacacaaaagaaaaaggaatccaaacataacactaaagagaGTCACtaaatcacaagagaacaaaagaagaaaaggaagagaaagatctcctaaaacaaatccaaaacaattaacaaaatggcaatagaaCATATATgctgataattaccttaaatgtaagcaaactaaatgctccaaccaaaagacagactggctgaatggatacaaaaacaagacctatGTATTTGCTGCCTACAAGATGCACTTTAGATCTAGAGATgtatacagactgaaagtgagaggatgaaaAAAGGTCTTCCATGCACACGGGAATCAAAAAAAAGTCAGAGTCACAAtacttagacaaaatagacttgaaaataaagactgttataagagacaaagaaggacactacataatgctcaagggataGATCCAAGAGgaagatgtaacaattgtaaatacatatgcaaCCCACATAGGAGCATCTCAATATAAAAGGCAAATGTTaacaaacataaaaggagaaattgacagtaacacaagaATAGTGGCGGACTTTAACATCCtatttacatcaatggacagataatccagacagaaaatcagtaaggaaacacaggccttaagCGACACATTAGAAGATGTGGtgtacttatacaatggaatactactcagccataaaaagaatgaaataatgccatttgcagcaacatggatggacctagagattatcatgttgagtgaatgaagtaagtcagagaaagacaaatatcatgtgatatcgcttatatgtggaatctaaaaaaaaaaagatacagattctatttacaaacaaaagcagactcacagacatagaaaataaactatagttaccaaaggggagagggcaggagggataaattaggggttggggattaacagatacacattactatatataaaatagataaacaacaaggccctactatatagcacagggaactatattcaatttcttgtgataacatataatagaaaagaatctgaaaatatatatatgtatgtataagtataactgaaacacttcgctatacacctgaaactaacattgtaaatcaactacacttcaattaaaaaaattttttttaaatcgtgTTCAGTATTTTCACCATAAACATCTTTGCTACAAGCAGTTTCACCACAGAACAAACTGTCCGCATGGCAATTTTGCCTTAAAAGATAAAGTAACTGTAATTTACCACAATCTTCCAGTCTTCAAGGCAgtaattactgatttttttttgctaatttacATACAACAGCTTGTTCACTAATTCTGTCATTACCACATGCATCACGCAATATTAGAATGTGGAGGCAAAAGAAGAATCAAGTTTTTCTTATCCTCCCAAAAGAATGATCATATGATTCCGGATGAATATAAGTTTCTTGAAAGTGGTGAATCCTTTTTGCAATTTGATAGTGGAGAATATGATGGAGATAGAATTTTGGTGTTTGGCATAGAACCTGGCTTAGATGATTTGGTGAAACATGAGGACTGGGCATGTGATAGAATATTTAAATGTAGTCCAGATGTGCactgcctttttcttttatggcaAAATTGTCTTATGGCCAATTCTTTGTGCAGAAAAACTGCCTATGGCAAAGATTCTTAGGGTGAAAATACCTAGAACCTAAAATATTACATAGCCCAGGAAAGGTGTGTGACCCCCTGTGAGTCAGAGTGAGTTAGTGGCAGAGCCTAGATTAAAACCAAGGACTCCTGACTCCCAGTCTCCCTCCCCGGTGCCTCCTAATAATGTAGCAAACAGACGCTCTTCTGCGTGGTTCAGGCAAAGCTGGAAGGCTGGTGTCTCCTGTGGGCCTGGGGAGACGACTCCTAGGAGGGCTGTGCTCTGGCCCTGCTTTTTTGACGCTGTGGTTTGCATTCTCATCTTCCCAATTAGTATTAACTGAGGGAGGCAAGAGGAGAAAACTGGGGCCTCCCCAAGTCTCCTTGCTCCACAACTCAGGGAGCGGGGGAGGCCTCTGCAGAGAAACTGTTGATAATTATGGAAGTTGAGGCTCTGCCTCATTAAGCAGGCAGAGCCCCTCCTGGGAACAgtcccctcacctcaccctccGGCTTCCCCAGCTCAGCTAAGCAGCTTGTTTGCTTTCTCATTAGCCAACTTGTTAGCATGATGCTCTGTTCCCCTGAGTTGCCCAGAAGAGATGTTTTGGGGAAGGATGTCCTTAGCTGGCTCGGTCTGTCTCGTGCTTCCCTGGGGGACGTCTAGGCAGCCAGGTCCTGGAAACAGTTGTGTGTGGTGGTGATAACTCAGCGGTGGGGCCGAGGCTCCTCTGTTTGACCAAAGGGAAGTAGGAGCAAAAGCCTGGATTGGCTCAGGACGTGGAGGGTCAATACAACGGCCTGAGACCTAAGTGAGAAGGAGGGAGAATCCAGGACTGGCTTTGCACACATGGCTCGAAGGTTTCCAGGCTCATCCTGGGCTGCCGGGCCTCTGAGCAGAGGTGCCATGCTGTCTGCACTCCTCCCCACGTACAGAGTTCCTACAGACCCGCACATTGGTACAGCTCTTTAATGCTCACCACCGAGCGCTCTCATGTTTCAGCAGGACAGGACAAATGTTATTATTCTCTGTTTTTCAAATAGAAGCCTGAGGCCTACAGTACAGAGACTGACTTCACTGTGAGGGGAATTTCTAGCCCTAATTTAGTTCAGATCAGCTGAAATGACACTCAGAATTGCCTTATCTTTCAGCCCATTGAGACCAACCATCAATT includes these proteins:
- the LOC102517224 gene encoding T-cell surface glycoprotein CD1a, which codes for MLFLQLPLLLALLPAADSEDGFQEPVSFQIIHIFSFYNHSWEHSVGSGWLGELQTHGMNSSSDTVIYLWPWSRGNFSNEELMEVARLFQTFFIRFAQAFHNHAIQWMLQYPFEVQIAGGCKLRFGEASVGFVQVAFQGSEFLSFQNNSWLPSPEGGETAQLVCRLFNLYQGTQEIIHRLLSDTCPRFLLGLLDAGKAYLQRQVRPEAWLSPGPSPGPGRLVLVCHASGFYPKPIWVTWMRGEREQQGTQRSDVMPHADGTWYLRVSLEVEAREAPGLSCRVRHSSLGDQDIVLYWGHRSSVGWIFLAVTVPLLLLAGLAFWARKRRTLCQPASSHLPLE